In a single window of the Anaerocolumna cellulosilytica genome:
- the asnA gene encoding aspartate--ammonia ligase has protein sequence MHYIPEGYKSKTKLRETEIAIKLIKDYFETNLAAKLNLTRVSAPLFVRPETGLNDNLNGVERPVSFSGIGTQSRICEIVQSLAKWKRMALKRYNFLVGEGLYTDMNAIRCDETLDNIHSIYVDQWDWEKVILEKDRTIETLKNTVNKIYEVFLETEKYVCSKFAAFEAKLPKEVTFITSQELMDLYPELSAKDREKAFVKEKEAIFIMQIGDKLSNGQRHDGRSPDYDDWNLNGDLILYHHLLDIAFEVSSMGIRVDAEAMNRQLTEADADNRRTLPYHQDILNNRLPFTIGGGIGQSRICMYFMDKVHIGEVQASVWEDDMLDYMAERDVEIL, from the coding sequence ATGCATTACATACCGGAAGGTTATAAAAGCAAAACAAAGTTAAGAGAAACAGAAATAGCGATTAAACTCATTAAGGATTATTTTGAAACGAATCTGGCAGCTAAGTTAAATCTAACCAGAGTTTCTGCACCTTTATTTGTTCGTCCTGAAACAGGATTAAATGACAATTTAAACGGTGTTGAACGCCCGGTTTCATTCTCTGGTATCGGTACACAGAGCAGAATTTGTGAGATAGTTCAGTCACTTGCGAAATGGAAAAGGATGGCGCTGAAACGATATAATTTTTTAGTTGGTGAAGGATTGTACACAGATATGAATGCTATCAGATGTGATGAGACACTAGACAATATCCATTCCATCTATGTTGACCAATGGGATTGGGAAAAAGTAATATTAGAAAAAGACAGAACCATTGAAACATTAAAAAATACTGTTAATAAAATTTATGAGGTATTTTTAGAAACAGAAAAGTATGTCTGTAGTAAATTTGCTGCTTTTGAAGCTAAATTACCGAAAGAAGTGACCTTTATTACCAGCCAGGAACTTATGGATTTATATCCTGAACTTTCTGCAAAAGACAGAGAAAAAGCTTTTGTAAAAGAAAAGGAAGCTATTTTTATTATGCAGATAGGTGATAAACTGAGTAACGGCCAAAGGCATGACGGACGTTCGCCAGATTATGATGACTGGAATTTAAATGGGGATTTAATTTTGTATCATCATCTTTTGGACATAGCCTTTGAAGTATCCTCTATGGGAATACGTGTTGATGCAGAGGCCATGAACAGACAGTTAACAGAGGCAGATGCCGATAATCGAAGAACATTGCCGTATCATCAGGATATTTTAAATAACCGGTTACCATTCACTATAGGAGGGGGAATCGGTCAGTCCAGAATATGTATGTACTTCATGGACAAGGTACATATCGGAGAAGTACAGGCTTCTGTATGGGAAGATGATATGTTAGATTATATGGCGGAAAGAGATGTTGAAATTCTTTAG
- a CDS encoding FecCD family ABC transporter permease has product MKIKKILILIIAGVIGIVLSVFASLALGSRNVGLREVIDALFNGSSESFNALVVRERIPRTVFSIIAGASLGVSGALMQAITRNPVADPSILGVNTGASLFVVSGIAFFQINTAGEYIWFALAGAALTAVFVYRIGSMGYGGATPIKLALAGAATSVALSSLVSAVILPRTDVMNAFRFWQVGSVGGATWDGILKVSPFLLVGLVMGILAAPALNALALGDDVATGLGVKTGMVRIVGALAGVLLCGATTALAGPIGFVGLMIPHMIRLVCGPNMRYIIPMSAVGGAILLTISDVIGRLIGNPGELEAGIVTAFLGAPILIMIAMRAKVRAL; this is encoded by the coding sequence ATGAAAATAAAGAAGATATTGATACTGATAATTGCCGGTGTTATAGGTATTGTTTTGAGTGTATTTGCATCACTGGCTCTTGGTTCACGTAATGTAGGGCTCAGAGAGGTCATAGATGCTTTATTTAATGGAAGTAGTGAGTCCTTTAATGCACTGGTAGTCCGTGAACGTATTCCAAGAACTGTATTTAGTATCATTGCCGGAGCTTCCCTTGGTGTCTCCGGTGCTTTGATGCAGGCGATTACTCGTAATCCCGTTGCAGACCCAAGTATTCTGGGAGTCAACACAGGAGCGTCCTTGTTTGTGGTAAGTGGAATTGCATTTTTCCAAATTAATACTGCCGGTGAATATATATGGTTTGCATTAGCAGGAGCAGCATTGACAGCAGTTTTTGTGTACCGGATAGGTTCTATGGGTTATGGAGGTGCTACCCCTATAAAACTTGCTTTGGCAGGTGCTGCAACGAGTGTTGCCCTGTCTTCACTGGTAAGTGCGGTGATTCTTCCAAGAACAGATGTTATGAATGCTTTTCGTTTCTGGCAGGTAGGAAGTGTTGGTGGTGCAACCTGGGATGGAATTCTTAAGGTTTCTCCGTTCCTTCTGGTTGGTTTAGTAATGGGAATATTAGCAGCACCTGCTTTAAACGCCCTGGCTTTAGGGGATGATGTAGCAACCGGACTAGGTGTAAAAACAGGAATGGTCAGAATAGTAGGTGCATTGGCAGGAGTACTGCTCTGTGGAGCTACGACAGCTTTAGCCGGACCTATTGGTTTTGTGGGATTAATGATTCCTCATATGATAAGGTTGGTTTGCGGACCTAATATGAGATATATAATTCCTATGTCTGCTGTAGGCGGAGCCATACTTTTAACGATTTCAGACGTTATAGGAAGACTCATTGGAAATCCCGGAGAACTTGAAGCAGGAATTGTGACGGCATTTTTAGGAGCACCGATTCTGATAATGATTGCTATGAGAGCGAAGGTGCGTGCATTATGA
- a CDS encoding aminotransferase class I/II-fold pyridoxal phosphate-dependent enzyme: MRSFEKSSKLDNVCYDIRGPVMDEANKMIGQGMNILKLNIGNPAPFGFRAPKALLARLNDNLTETEGYSDSKGLLSARKAIVKYCNKKGIENVTIEDVYTGNGVSELITLSMQGLLNYGDEILVPSPDYPLWTASVTLAGGKAVHYVCDESSEWFPDIKDIKSKITDRTKGIVVINPNNPTGTLYPKAILNEIAELARQSGLIIFADEIYDRLVLDELEHISIASLAPDLLTVTFNGLSKSHLIAGYRCGWMSLCGNKSFAKGYVEGINLLSSMRLCSNVPAQSVIEIALEMEEETKSLLLPGGRIYDQREYIYKALNEIPGISVVKPKAAFYMFPKIDVEKFNISSDEQFVLDFLKDKKILLTHGGGFHWGKPDHFRVVFLPELVELKKACTALADFMSYYRQK; the protein is encoded by the coding sequence ATGAGAAGTTTCGAAAAGTCAAGTAAACTGGACAATGTGTGTTATGATATTAGAGGGCCTGTCATGGATGAGGCCAATAAAATGATAGGGCAAGGAATGAATATATTAAAACTGAATATTGGCAATCCGGCACCTTTTGGTTTTCGAGCTCCAAAAGCACTGTTAGCAAGACTAAATGACAATTTAACAGAGACAGAAGGGTATTCAGATTCTAAGGGATTACTTTCAGCAAGAAAAGCTATCGTAAAATACTGTAATAAAAAGGGGATTGAAAATGTTACCATAGAGGATGTATATACAGGAAATGGCGTTAGTGAGCTGATTACGTTATCTATGCAGGGGCTTCTAAATTATGGGGATGAAATTCTAGTGCCTTCACCTGATTATCCTTTATGGACGGCATCAGTAACCTTAGCAGGAGGTAAGGCAGTACATTATGTCTGCGATGAAAGCAGCGAATGGTTTCCTGATATCAAGGATATTAAGAGCAAGATTACGGACAGAACAAAAGGAATTGTTGTCATTAATCCCAATAATCCTACAGGTACATTATATCCCAAAGCTATTCTAAATGAAATCGCAGAGCTTGCCCGCCAAAGCGGATTAATAATTTTTGCTGATGAAATCTATGACAGACTGGTTTTAGATGAATTAGAACACATCTCTATAGCTTCCCTTGCACCAGATCTTTTGACAGTGACCTTTAACGGACTTTCTAAATCCCATTTAATAGCAGGATATCGCTGTGGATGGATGAGCCTTTGCGGTAATAAGTCCTTTGCAAAAGGCTACGTGGAAGGCATTAATTTATTATCTTCCATGAGGCTGTGTTCCAATGTTCCGGCTCAGTCAGTCATAGAAATAGCATTGGAAATGGAAGAAGAAACAAAAAGCCTGCTGTTACCGGGGGGCAGGATATATGACCAGAGGGAATACATATATAAGGCATTGAATGAAATCCCCGGCATCTCAGTTGTAAAGCCGAAAGCGGCATTTTATATGTTCCCCAAAATAGACGTTGAAAAGTTTAATATATCCAGTGATGAACAATTTGTTCTAGACTTTTTAAAAGACAAGAAGATTCTACTGACACATGGAGGTGGTTTCCATTGGGGGAAACCAGATCATTTCAGAGTGGTTTTCCTGCCTGAATTAGTAGAATTAAAGAAGGCATGCACTGCGTTGGCAGATTTTATGTCATATTACAGACAAAAATAA
- a CDS encoding MurR/RpiR family transcriptional regulator encodes MSRLPILLSSMMNTVPEDSINYVLAEAVLKKIYKNDFKDVSVISLAKECNVSKASVSRFFRTLGYDDYMDFKLDLLYMQRNMKNEWRPNTFYPNMSTANIKESYLQAVTNSIHQLEKNIEEKDLRRVAKYINEYQHVVLMGHIQSGYTALAMQQYIQSSDKRVEVILNPTEQKEYFLKNEEAAFVIIFSSGGHFFDRFTPNWNLQVSSKIRICVITTNSQIKEIPGVDLFINSHTTEHFAAGNISMEFIAKLIILYYKNTK; translated from the coding sequence ATGAGCAGGTTGCCAATTTTACTTAGTAGCATGATGAATACAGTACCGGAAGACAGCATTAATTATGTGTTGGCTGAGGCAGTATTAAAGAAAATATATAAGAATGATTTCAAGGATGTTTCCGTAATATCTTTAGCGAAGGAATGTAATGTATCAAAGGCCAGTGTTAGCAGATTTTTCAGGACGTTAGGATATGATGATTATATGGATTTTAAGCTGGATTTACTTTATATGCAAAGAAATATGAAAAATGAATGGCGGCCTAATACATTTTATCCTAACATGAGTACAGCTAATATTAAGGAATCCTATCTACAGGCTGTAACAAACTCCATTCATCAGCTAGAGAAGAACATTGAAGAGAAAGACCTAAGAAGGGTTGCAAAATATATTAATGAATATCAGCATGTTGTATTAATGGGGCATATACAATCGGGTTATACAGCACTGGCAATGCAGCAGTATATTCAGAGCTCTGATAAAAGGGTGGAGGTTATCTTAAATCCAACCGAGCAAAAAGAATACTTTTTAAAAAATGAGGAAGCAGCTTTTGTAATTATTTTTTCGTCTGGTGGTCATTTTTTTGACCGATTTACGCCCAATTGGAATTTGCAAGTAAGCAGTAAGATACGAATCTGCGTCATCACAACAAACAGTCAGATAAAAGAGATTCCAGGTGTTGACCTATTTATTAACAGCCATACCACAGAACATTTTGCAGCAGGGAATATTAGTATGGAGTTCATTGCAAAATTAATAATTTTATACTATAAAAACACAAAATAA
- a CDS encoding PTS sugar transporter subunit IIA, whose protein sequence is MQKSAKLTKRSIYQINSPLKGIAIEQTNIPDDILNTSLCGVGVGIVPNVGALYAPFDGVITDISENSSTLFLKSTYGLELMIQVGIHTELLDYSYFPNTLKIGDSFHRGKLLLTFNISEIQTSGYNTACSVLIRNHKQFKILHTYPEAKISPQNTLIRVSRTF, encoded by the coding sequence ATGCAAAAATCAGCAAAATTAACCAAACGTTCAATTTATCAGATTAACTCTCCCTTAAAAGGCATTGCAATTGAGCAAACTAATATTCCTGATGATATTTTAAACACCTCGCTATGTGGAGTAGGAGTAGGTATCGTACCAAATGTTGGAGCTTTATATGCCCCTTTTGACGGCGTAATAACAGATATATCAGAAAACAGCTCCACACTTTTTTTAAAGAGTACTTACGGCTTAGAGTTAATGATACAAGTAGGTATTCATACGGAATTATTAGACTACTCGTATTTTCCTAACACTTTAAAAATCGGTGACAGTTTCCACCGTGGAAAATTACTTTTAACCTTTAATATCTCTGAAATTCAGACTTCTGGTTACAACACTGCCTGTTCTGTACTGATAAGAAATCACAAACAGTTTAAAATCCTTCATACGTATCCGGAAGCAAAAATATCTCCTCAGAATACACTTATTAGAGTATCTCGTACCTTTTAA
- a CDS encoding coiled-coil domain-containing protein: MIFSKQEKQRLSKLEQEYENSLLTIESLNDNYNKSREMLDRREQEIKQLQQKITFFQGEIAKYNEITVEIEDYVNKREAEISNLNSNIADYESKLKSILVEKESLSNIIKDKQKIHAEIEEQLQSIEGIRAAEKEKLEAGENKISELIKLLEESEAIFLVKEGEISKLTERVKELEAKHEEKTSIINNKVNLILELEKEKKLQQEELKKTKEQFEEIKLESEQVKQSFEQVSSLLKKEMTEQAQVKKELLDVIEQLKTKELECNNLTANLTNLEKELVQGEDEKKKIRNELQQSTLRNEELQQEKAQLTKEHSTVAANLEEEKVNNRSLSTSLEEIKLQSDYIKQELESASSELHLKTQELATLTRQNEDLKASHQITIEELQYHTLENENLTEEKKALATTITNLECQLKDVLLEKEQLLKQKESIRKSEEELTSKLLEFQELVKLSEEERMDVKKRLDSTMNENQLLLEEQEHIIKQTDSRILTLKEEWQKEKSEQQERHKLEISKITQQCELDIENITELTRQEKEEIKILYEQELEEYKKLSEQEKTEIKLYAEQELEKCRKLSEQEKIEIKLYAEQELEENKRLAIQKQEELQESIHTKLKEVNQKLIQADREKQKVLEEKKDISRKSEYEIKQLKEQFQHEKAELHNNYKQEISQIIEQEKQNKEKLRELTNHETEEIKALARKELEAFKKVTDREKEEIRTLGRLELEEYKKFAEQEKTEIKLEAEQEIEAYKKLTLQKQDEMMEDFENERSLLQEKMAEIINEKGQLHKHIERSNTMQQQAEQKILEYESDLKSKEESIKQRKQQVYRLEQKLYKLNQEDSKKAAEISRRQEEFDRNLKEVELLSDEVKRLNYLIRQHESEIQEVTAEKQAILNKMNQKETILNSVELALEKQKETSIVQVTMLEKQNKTLKEQTDFIQQLIDKNEELQQSSNTLENQLADLKQKEKEVTQLSNEQLNDKIRVIDELETQLLECMIALDK, translated from the coding sequence ATGATATTTTCGAAACAGGAAAAGCAACGTTTATCAAAATTAGAACAGGAATACGAAAACAGCCTGTTAACAATAGAAAGCTTAAATGATAATTACAACAAAAGCAGAGAAATGCTGGATAGAAGAGAGCAGGAGATTAAACAACTTCAGCAAAAGATTACATTTTTTCAAGGTGAGATAGCCAAGTATAACGAAATTACTGTCGAAATAGAAGATTATGTTAACAAAAGAGAAGCTGAGATTTCAAACCTAAATAGTAATATAGCTGATTATGAATCGAAATTAAAATCAATTCTTGTAGAAAAGGAAAGCTTATCCAATATAATAAAAGATAAGCAGAAAATACATGCGGAGATTGAGGAACAATTACAGTCCATTGAAGGTATAAGAGCAGCGGAAAAAGAAAAATTAGAAGCCGGTGAAAATAAAATAAGTGAGTTAATAAAGTTATTAGAAGAGTCGGAAGCCATTTTTTTAGTAAAAGAAGGTGAAATATCAAAACTTACGGAACGTGTTAAGGAGTTAGAGGCAAAGCACGAAGAAAAGACGTCTATTATTAACAATAAGGTTAATCTTATTCTGGAGCTAGAGAAAGAGAAAAAACTACAACAAGAAGAATTGAAGAAAACCAAGGAACAGTTTGAGGAGATCAAGCTTGAGTCAGAACAAGTTAAGCAAAGTTTTGAGCAGGTCTCTTCACTGTTAAAGAAGGAGATGACGGAGCAAGCACAGGTAAAGAAAGAACTTCTTGATGTAATAGAGCAATTAAAAACAAAAGAGCTGGAATGTAATAATTTAACGGCGAACCTAACAAATCTTGAAAAAGAACTAGTTCAGGGAGAAGATGAAAAAAAGAAGATACGGAATGAGTTACAGCAAAGTACCTTAAGAAACGAAGAATTACAGCAGGAAAAAGCACAGCTTACCAAAGAACATAGTACCGTAGCTGCCAATTTAGAAGAGGAAAAGGTTAATAATCGGAGTTTAAGTACTTCCTTGGAGGAGATAAAACTACAATCTGATTACATAAAGCAGGAACTTGAATCAGCTTCTTCAGAACTCCATTTAAAAACGCAGGAACTTGCGACCCTCACCAGACAAAATGAAGATTTAAAAGCATCACATCAAATTACAATAGAGGAATTACAGTATCATACTCTGGAAAATGAAAATTTAACAGAAGAAAAGAAGGCATTGGCAACTACAATTACGAATCTTGAATGTCAGTTAAAAGATGTTTTACTTGAGAAGGAGCAGCTGCTAAAACAGAAGGAGAGTATAAGAAAGTCAGAAGAAGAATTAACATCAAAGCTTCTTGAATTTCAAGAGCTTGTAAAATTATCAGAAGAAGAAAGAATGGATGTTAAAAAAAGGTTAGACAGCACAATGAATGAGAATCAATTATTGCTAGAAGAGCAGGAACATATTATAAAACAGACAGATAGTAGGATTCTTACCTTAAAAGAGGAATGGCAAAAAGAAAAGTCAGAACAGCAGGAAAGACATAAGTTGGAGATTTCTAAAATAACCCAGCAGTGTGAATTGGACATAGAAAATATTACAGAACTTACCAGACAGGAAAAAGAAGAAATAAAGATTCTTTATGAGCAAGAGCTTGAAGAATATAAGAAACTGTCAGAACAAGAAAAAACAGAGATCAAACTCTACGCAGAGCAAGAGCTTGAGAAATGTAGGAAACTGTCAGAACAAGAGAAAATAGAGATAAAACTCTATGCAGAGCAGGAGCTTGAAGAGAATAAAAGACTTGCCATACAAAAACAGGAAGAACTACAAGAAAGTATCCATACTAAGTTGAAGGAGGTCAACCAAAAGCTAATACAAGCCGATAGAGAAAAGCAAAAGGTATTGGAAGAAAAAAAGGACATCAGCAGGAAGTCGGAGTATGAGATAAAGCAGTTAAAAGAACAGTTTCAACATGAAAAGGCAGAACTACATAATAATTATAAACAGGAAATATCTCAAATCATAGAACAAGAAAAACAAAATAAAGAGAAGTTAAGAGAGCTTACGAATCATGAAACGGAAGAAATAAAAGCACTTGCTAGGAAGGAATTGGAGGCGTTTAAGAAGGTTACAGACCGAGAGAAGGAAGAAATCAGAACACTTGGTAGGCTGGAATTAGAAGAGTATAAGAAGTTTGCAGAGCAAGAAAAAACAGAAATAAAGCTGGAAGCAGAACAAGAAATAGAAGCGTATAAGAAGCTTACTCTTCAAAAGCAGGATGAAATGATGGAGGATTTTGAAAATGAAAGATCACTCCTTCAAGAAAAGATGGCAGAAATAATAAATGAAAAAGGCCAACTACATAAGCATATTGAACGTAGTAATACAATGCAGCAACAGGCAGAGCAGAAAATACTTGAGTACGAATCAGACTTAAAAAGTAAAGAAGAGTCAATTAAGCAAAGAAAACAGCAGGTTTACCGACTGGAGCAAAAGTTATATAAACTTAATCAGGAAGATTCAAAGAAAGCTGCTGAAATTAGCCGGAGGCAGGAAGAATTCGACCGGAATCTTAAGGAGGTTGAATTGCTTTCTGATGAAGTTAAGAGGCTTAACTATTTGATACGACAGCATGAGTCAGAGATTCAGGAAGTAACAGCTGAAAAACAAGCCATATTGAATAAGATGAATCAGAAAGAGACTATACTAAATTCTGTTGAACTTGCCCTAGAAAAGCAAAAGGAAACTTCCATAGTGCAAGTCACTATGTTGGAAAAACAAAATAAAACGCTTAAAGAGCAGACCGATTTCATACAGCAATTGATTGACAAAAACGAAGAACTTCAACAAAGCAGTAATACCTTAGAAAATCAACTAGCCGATTTGAAGCAGAAGGAAAAAGAAGTCACTCAATTATCCAATGAACAATTAAATGATAAAATCAGGGTAATTGATGAATTAGAAACCCAACTTCTCGAATGTATGATTGCATTAGATAAATAA
- a CDS encoding ABC transporter substrate-binding protein, producing MKLKKISVMMAVILSVFLTACSNTKTNSSGNESTPVGEKTTETPSVEEGETSAEYPITIKHAFGETVIESKPERIATISWGNQDVPLALGVIPVGISEANYGVTDGSRLLPWTAEGFKTLGVENPVLFSDTDGLDYEAISDSQPDVILAAYSGITQDEYNLLSEIAPVVAYPTLAWQTLWRDQIVMDATGMGMKFDGEVLVAELEQLIGDEVAAYPQIAGKSAAFFYFNPSDLGKFYIYLPTDPRAAYLTDLGLKVPESVLEMEKTSDSFALEISAENVDVLDDIDIIIAYGDAALMESLQADSLVGTIPAVQRGSVVLIQDGTPLAASSTPSALSIPATIEEYLSLIGEAADKVK from the coding sequence ATGAAACTAAAAAAAATAAGTGTTATGATGGCTGTTATTTTATCAGTATTCTTAACAGCGTGTTCTAATACTAAAACAAATTCATCGGGGAATGAAAGTACACCTGTTGGAGAAAAAACAACAGAAACACCTTCTGTGGAGGAAGGAGAAACATCAGCAGAATATCCAATCACTATAAAGCATGCTTTTGGTGAGACTGTGATTGAGAGTAAACCGGAAAGAATTGCAACTATTTCCTGGGGAAATCAGGACGTACCTTTGGCGTTAGGAGTAATACCTGTAGGTATTTCGGAAGCAAATTATGGTGTGACTGATGGCAGCAGATTATTGCCTTGGACAGCAGAAGGTTTTAAGACACTAGGTGTGGAAAATCCGGTGCTTTTTAGTGATACTGATGGGTTAGATTATGAAGCAATCAGTGATTCACAGCCGGATGTAATACTTGCGGCATACTCAGGAATTACACAGGATGAATATAATTTATTAAGCGAAATTGCACCAGTAGTTGCCTATCCTACTCTTGCATGGCAGACTTTATGGCGTGACCAGATTGTTATGGACGCTACAGGAATGGGCATGAAGTTTGACGGAGAAGTGTTGGTGGCAGAACTTGAACAGTTGATTGGTGATGAAGTAGCTGCATACCCTCAGATAGCAGGAAAGAGTGCAGCATTCTTTTATTTTAATCCTTCTGATTTGGGTAAATTCTATATTTACCTTCCTACAGATCCTCGTGCTGCTTATTTAACTGATTTAGGATTAAAGGTACCTGAGAGTGTATTAGAAATGGAAAAAACGTCTGACAGCTTCGCACTTGAAATAAGTGCTGAAAATGTTGATGTTCTGGATGATATAGATATTATCATTGCTTATGGAGATGCGGCATTAATGGAAAGTCTACAGGCTGATTCTCTTGTAGGAACGATTCCGGCAGTACAAAGAGGTTCAGTAGTGCTGATTCAAGATGGTACACCGTTAGCAGCATCGAGTACTCCAAGTGCTCTTTCTATCCCTGCAACCATTGAAGAGTATCTGAGTTTAATCGGAGAGGCAGCTGATAAGGTAAAATGA
- a CDS encoding metal-sensing transcriptional repressor: protein MNSSNKEDSKISHTHIGEDGREYTHSHAESHSHSHTHNHQHQNTKLVINRLSRACGHLESVKRMVMDGKDCSEVLIQLSAVIAALNNTGKVIIKDHIEHCIVDAVESGDREAIEKLNNAIDKFIK, encoded by the coding sequence ATGAACAGCTCAAATAAAGAAGACAGTAAGATAAGTCATACGCATATAGGAGAGGATGGCAGAGAGTATACTCACAGTCATGCGGAGAGTCATTCTCATAGTCATACCCACAATCACCAGCATCAAAATACGAAGTTAGTAATCAACCGACTATCCCGTGCCTGCGGACATCTGGAATCCGTAAAACGCATGGTAATGGATGGAAAGGATTGCAGTGAAGTCTTAATACAGTTATCAGCAGTAATTGCAGCTTTAAATAATACAGGTAAAGTCATTATTAAGGATCATATAGAGCATTGTATTGTGGATGCAGTGGAATCAGGTGATAGAGAAGCAATTGAAAAATTAAATAACGCCATTGACAAATTCATAAAATAA
- a CDS encoding MFS transporter, whose protein sequence is MNKNYTKTVHTCFIGYIVQAIINNFVPLLFLTLQSEYNISLSKITMLVTINFGIQLVVDLLFAGFIDKLGYRVSIVLAHILAAGGLISLTVLPGLFADSFTGLLAAVIIYAIGGGLLEVLVSPIVEACPTDNKEKTMSMLHSFYCWGHVGVVLLSTLFFSLFGLQNWKLLALVWSMIPIFNAFMFGRVPIAPLVSEGQEGMRFSVLIRNKIFWLFMLLMVCAGASEQAVSQWASAFAEQGLGISKTMGDLAGPMMFAVMMGLSRLIYGKYGENINLQKFMLYSGVLCVCAYLIISLSQSPVLGLIGCGLCGLSVGILWPGVFSMAAAAVRGGGTAMFAFLALAGDLGCSGGPTLVGMVSGTFNNNLKVGILAAIVFPVILIAGLTIKKKVEILSNTF, encoded by the coding sequence TTGAATAAGAACTATACAAAAACTGTACATACCTGTTTTATTGGATATATTGTACAAGCCATTATAAATAACTTTGTACCCCTTTTGTTTCTTACGCTACAGTCAGAGTATAATATTTCTTTAAGCAAAATAACCATGCTTGTAACAATTAATTTTGGTATACAGCTTGTTGTTGATTTGCTTTTTGCAGGATTTATTGATAAGCTGGGATATCGTGTGTCCATTGTGCTGGCACATATTTTAGCAGCTGGGGGACTGATTTCGCTTACTGTATTACCGGGGCTATTTGCAGATTCCTTTACTGGGCTTTTAGCAGCCGTTATAATTTACGCTATTGGCGGTGGTTTACTTGAAGTACTTGTAAGTCCTATTGTAGAAGCTTGTCCTACAGATAATAAGGAAAAGACCATGAGTATGCTGCATTCCTTTTATTGCTGGGGGCATGTTGGAGTTGTACTGCTATCGACCTTGTTTTTTAGTCTTTTTGGGTTGCAAAACTGGAAGCTACTCGCCTTGGTGTGGTCAATGATACCCATTTTTAATGCATTCATGTTTGGGAGAGTTCCTATAGCGCCCTTGGTATCAGAAGGACAGGAAGGAATGAGATTTAGCGTACTTATAAGGAATAAGATTTTTTGGCTATTTATGCTGCTAATGGTATGTGCGGGAGCAAGTGAACAAGCGGTTAGTCAGTGGGCTTCAGCTTTTGCAGAGCAGGGGCTTGGTATAAGTAAAACCATGGGAGATTTGGCCGGGCCTATGATGTTTGCAGTCATGATGGGATTGTCTAGATTAATTTATGGGAAATATGGTGAAAACATTAATCTGCAAAAATTTATGTTGTATAGCGGGGTGCTTTGTGTCTGCGCATATCTGATTATTTCTCTATCGCAATCGCCTGTTTTGGGTCTGATTGGATGCGGATTATGTGGATTATCAGTGGGAATACTATGGCCGGGTGTATTTAGCATGGCAGCGGCAGCAGTTAGAGGCGGAGGGACAGCAATGTTTGCATTTCTTGCACTTGCAGGAGATTTAGGATGTTCCGGGGGACCTACTCTTGTGGGCATGGTATCGGGCACTTTTAATAATAACCTAAAGGTTGGTATACTGGCAGCGATAGTGTTCCCAGTCATTCTTATCGCAGGACTTACAATTAAGAAGAAAGTGGAGATTCTTTCAAACACATTTTAA